The Deltaproteobacteria bacterium genomic sequence ACCCCGCCATTCTCTCCAGCTTTTCCTACGTGGACATTCACCAACATCTTCTGCGTGAATCTGGGCAGTTCGAAGGCGTTCCGCCCCTGCCTACTCCGGATGAGAAAGGGCTCAACCAGCTAAAAGTCATTCGCAGCACTGTGGACCTGCTCCATGAGATTTTTCTGCCCTACAACTTCATTACCCGCGACCAAAGCCAGGCTCGTATTCTTTTAAGAATGAGCGACATCGGTACACGTGAATCACTCAAAGTCATTGCGGAGATTGAAGACACCATTCGAGAGGTTTTCCCTGAATCCTCAAACACGCAAGTGAAGCTCACGGGAGAAGTCTACGTGAATAGCGTCGCGGTGGACCGCTTTATTCGTGACCTCTCTTATTCCTTTGCTGGAGCCGCTTTGGTCATTTTTGCAATCATCGCTCTGCTCTTTCGTTCTGTGCTATTTGGTCTCGTTGCAATCCTACCCAACATGACGCCACTTATTCTGACGATGGGTTATATGGGCATGAAAGGCTATGACTTAAATGCCGGCAACGTCGTTGTATTCTCGCTCAGCCTGGGCATTGCAGTAGATAACACCATTCATTTTCTCACGCGTTTTCGTGAAGAAATACAGAACCACAGCATTCACGATGCACTGCGCAGAACAGGTGAGTTCACCGGCCGCGCCATTGTGCTTTCAAGCCTCATTACCCTATCAGGGTTAGCGGTTCTTACCCTATCGGAGTTCAATCCAACGCGGCATTTCGCAGAGCTCACGGGCTTTACGATGCTCAGCGCTTTAATGGGTGATTTGATTTTACTGCCGGCTACACTGGCTGTGTGCTGGCCCGATAAAAAGTAGGCTACTCAACCAATTGCAGAACGTCTTCTGTGAGCACATTGCCATCATCGTTGATGAACTTTACGCGCATTGTGCCTGCATCAGGATCTGCCTCGAAATAGGTATACGTGTAAGTTTTGTAGATGTGTTTGTACTGGTCATTTTCCTGAGCAATATAAACAATGGGATTCACAAAACTTCCGGCGGGCCCGGCAAAGACCTCCCACTGATTCGCGCCTGGTCCACCTGGCTTATCCACCTTCGCCAAAGCACTGAAGTGAAAATCGCCAGACACCCAAAGTACGCCTTGAATATCATTGTCTTCAATATGCTCAAGCAGTTCAGAACGCTGGTG encodes the following:
- a CDS encoding MMPL family transporter; this encodes MSHMILACGLTILTTAIGFASLLAARSKLLTSMGWQSVSGLALLYISMVLLFSLFLAKFEAPNQPNSKTPVAAFVRFISRRVVQYRFAWFAIALSCVAAGLWSASSVKINSEFMETYTEEHPMMQTLETIDKKLGGFLRLEVWVDAKEDDLLTPENFARLHKLQSLADSHPAILSSFSYVDIHQHLLRESGQFEGVPPLPTPDEKGLNQLKVIRSTVDLLHEIFLPYNFITRDQSQARILLRMSDIGTRESLKVIAEIEDTIREVFPESSNTQVKLTGEVYVNSVAVDRFIRDLSYSFAGAALVIFAIIALLFRSVLFGLVAILPNMTPLILTMGYMGMKGYDLNAGNVVVFSLSLGIAVDNTIHFLTRFREEIQNHSIHDALRRTGEFTGRAIVLSSLITLSGLAVLTLSEFNPTRHFAELTGFTMLSALMGDLILLPATLAVCWPDKK